A region of Streptomyces sp. NBC_01264 DNA encodes the following proteins:
- a CDS encoding NCS2 family permease, with translation MTQSSVEPKTSAEEAGNGPSTPAGQSWLDRYFHISKRGSKVGNEVRGGITTFMAMAYILLLNPLLLSGADVNGDKMAASAIITATAFAAAVTTLLMGFVGKVPLALAAGLSVSGVLASQVAPQMTWPQAMGMCVVYGVVICLLVVTGLREMIMNAIPLALKHAITMGIGLFVALIGFVKAGFVGNGGEFMPPVQLGATGELSGWPVLLFAITLIAIFMLQARKVPGAILIGIVGGTVLAAILNAIVDIDPKAWKNGPPELSGSAVSAPDFSLFGDVSFGGWGDVGYMTVGMIVFTLVLAGFFDAMATIIGVGTEAKLADEQGRMPGLSKALFIDGAGGAIGGIAGGSGQTVFVESATGVGEGARTGLASVVTGLFFAACLFFTPITQIVPGEVASAALVVIGAMMMQNARHVDWADSSTSIPVFLTVVVMPFTYSITAGVAAGVISYVAIKVAQGKAREIGGFMWALTGIFLVFFALHPIESWLGVG, from the coding sequence ATGACCCAGTCTTCTGTGGAGCCCAAGACCAGTGCGGAGGAAGCCGGAAACGGCCCTTCGACCCCCGCTGGACAGTCTTGGCTCGACCGTTACTTTCACATCAGCAAGCGCGGATCCAAGGTCGGCAACGAAGTTCGTGGCGGTATCACGACCTTCATGGCCATGGCCTACATCCTCCTGCTGAACCCCCTGCTCCTCTCGGGCGCCGACGTCAACGGCGACAAGATGGCCGCCTCGGCGATCATCACCGCCACGGCGTTCGCCGCGGCCGTCACGACGCTCCTCATGGGCTTCGTCGGCAAGGTCCCGCTCGCGCTCGCCGCCGGCCTCTCCGTGTCCGGCGTGCTGGCCTCGCAGGTGGCCCCCCAGATGACCTGGCCGCAGGCCATGGGCATGTGCGTGGTCTACGGCGTCGTGATCTGTCTCCTGGTCGTCACCGGCCTCCGCGAGATGATCATGAACGCGATACCCCTCGCGCTCAAGCACGCCATCACCATGGGCATCGGCCTCTTCGTCGCCCTGATCGGCTTCGTGAAGGCGGGCTTCGTCGGCAACGGCGGGGAGTTCATGCCCCCCGTCCAGCTCGGCGCGACCGGTGAGCTCTCCGGCTGGCCCGTCCTGCTCTTCGCCATCACCCTGATCGCCATCTTCATGCTCCAGGCCCGCAAGGTGCCCGGCGCGATCCTGATCGGCATCGTCGGTGGCACGGTCCTCGCCGCGATCCTGAACGCCATCGTCGACATCGACCCGAAGGCCTGGAAGAACGGCCCGCCGGAGCTCTCGGGCTCGGCAGTCTCCGCGCCGGACTTCTCGCTCTTCGGTGACGTCTCCTTCGGCGGCTGGGGCGACGTCGGCTACATGACGGTCGGCATGATCGTCTTCACCCTGGTGCTCGCCGGCTTCTTCGACGCGATGGCCACCATCATCGGCGTCGGTACCGAGGCCAAGCTCGCCGACGAGCAGGGCCGCATGCCGGGCCTGTCCAAGGCGCTGTTCATCGACGGTGCCGGTGGCGCCATCGGTGGCATCGCGGGCGGCTCCGGCCAGACCGTGTTCGTCGAGTCCGCCACCGGCGTCGGTGAGGGTGCCCGCACAGGTCTCGCCTCCGTCGTCACCGGCCTCTTCTTCGCCGCTTGCCTCTTCTTCACCCCGATCACGCAGATCGTCCCGGGTGAGGTCGCCTCCGCGGCCCTGGTCGTCATCGGCGCGATGATGATGCAGAACGCCCGCCACGTGGACTGGGCCGACTCCTCGACCTCGATCCCGGTCTTCCTGACCGTCGTGGTCATGCCCTTCACGTACTCGATCACCGCCGGTGTCGCCGCGGGTGTCATCTCCTACGTCGCCATCAAGGTCGCTCAGGGCAAGGCCCGTGAGATCGGCGGCTTCATGTGGGCGCTGACCGGAATCTTCCTGGTCTTCTTCGCGCTCCACCCGATCGAGAGCTGGCTCGGCGTCGGCTGA
- a CDS encoding XdhC family protein — translation MLDIAEELNRWVEQGRDFAVATVVAVGGSAPRQPGAALAVDSDGTAIGSVSGGCVEGAVYELCQQALEDGETVQERFGYSDDDAFAVGLTCGGIIDILVTPVPVDSPSREVFAASLAAAARGEAAAVARIAEGPAELMGRAVLVRGEGSYEGGFGGHPELDRAIADEARAMLDAGRTGVLEIGADGRLCGEPLKVLVESSVPPPRMVVFGAIDFASALVRIGKFLGYRVTLCDARPVFATKKRFPEADEIVVDWPHRYLEEQSSAGAIDGRTVLCVLTHDAKFDVPLLELALKLPVAYVGAMGSRRTHEDRNKRLREVGVTELELARLRSPIGLDLGARSPEETALSIAAEIVANRRGGTGAALTGAHIPIHPDVTNTVISRIGSVA, via the coding sequence ATGCTGGACATCGCCGAAGAACTGAACCGGTGGGTCGAGCAGGGACGTGACTTCGCCGTCGCCACGGTCGTGGCGGTCGGCGGGAGCGCACCCCGGCAGCCCGGAGCGGCCCTCGCCGTCGACAGTGACGGCACGGCCATCGGCTCGGTCTCCGGTGGATGCGTGGAGGGTGCGGTGTACGAGCTGTGCCAGCAGGCGCTCGAGGACGGCGAGACCGTCCAGGAGCGCTTCGGCTACAGCGATGACGATGCCTTCGCCGTCGGTCTGACCTGCGGCGGAATCATCGACATCCTGGTGACCCCGGTCCCCGTGGACTCTCCCTCCCGGGAGGTGTTCGCGGCTTCGCTGGCCGCCGCAGCTCGCGGGGAGGCGGCGGCGGTCGCGCGGATCGCCGAAGGCCCGGCCGAGCTCATGGGCCGCGCCGTACTCGTCCGGGGCGAAGGCTCCTACGAGGGCGGGTTCGGTGGTCACCCCGAGCTCGACCGGGCCATCGCCGACGAGGCCCGGGCCATGCTCGACGCCGGCAGGACCGGTGTGCTGGAGATCGGCGCCGACGGCCGCCTCTGCGGAGAGCCGCTCAAGGTGCTGGTCGAGTCCAGTGTCCCGCCGCCCCGGATGGTCGTCTTCGGGGCCATCGACTTCGCCTCCGCCCTGGTGCGGATCGGCAAGTTCCTCGGCTACCGGGTCACGCTGTGTGACGCCCGGCCCGTGTTCGCCACGAAGAAGCGTTTCCCCGAGGCGGACGAGATCGTGGTCGACTGGCCGCACCGCTACCTGGAGGAGCAGTCCTCCGCCGGTGCGATCGACGGCCGGACGGTCCTGTGCGTCCTGACGCACGACGCCAAGTTCGATGTCCCGCTCCTCGAACTGGCCCTCAAACTTCCCGTCGCCTACGTCGGCGCCATGGGCTCCCGCCGCACCCACGAGGACCGCAACAAGCGGCTCCGCGAGGTGGGCGTGACCGAGCTCGAACTGGCCCGGCTGCGTTCCCCGATCGGCCTGGACCTCGGGGCCCGCTCTCCGGAGGAGACCGCGCTGTCCATCGCCGCCGAGATCGTCGCCAACCGGCGCGGCGGCACCGGCGCGGCCCTGACCGGCGCGCACATCCCGATCCACCCGGACGTCACGAACACGGTGATCAGCAGGATCGGGTCCGTCGCTTGA
- a CDS encoding xanthine dehydrogenase family protein molybdopterin-binding subunit has protein sequence MAQNTRTVPAGTPTNVTQKHNKGGIGESTLRPDGTLKVTGEFAYSSDMWHEDMLWGQTLRSTVAHAEIVSIDISEALAMPGVYSVLTYDDLPAEMKNYGLEIQDTPVLANGRVRHHGEPVALVAADHPETARRAAAKIKIDYRELPLVTDEASALAEGAPLIHEGRDDHHIGHVPHPNIVHRQPIIRGNVEEARKRADVIVEGEYTFGMQDQAFLGPESGLAVPSEDGGVELYVATQWLHSDLQQIAPVLGLPPEKVRMTLSGVGGAFGGREDISMQIHACLLALATQKPVKIVYNRFESFFGHVHRHPAKLYYEHGATKDGKLTHMKCKIVLDGGAYASASPAVVGNASSLSVGPYVLEDVDIEAIALYTNNPPCGAMRGFGAVQACFAYEAQMDKLAAKLGMDPVEFRQLNAMEQGTIMPTGQVVDAPAPVAELLRRVKARPLPPERQWESAGENADVRALPGGLSNTTHGEGVVRGVGYAVGIKNVGFSEGFDDYSTARVTLEVINGEAVAMVHTAMAEVGQGGITVHAQIARTELGVTQVTIHPADTQVGSAGSTSASRQTYMTGGAVKNTCEAVREAVLEIGRRKNGSYHPAWATAELLLEGGKVVTDGGEVLADIADILEGEDAIDIELEFRHAATEPFDLVTGQGNGHVQYTFAAHRAVVEVDTELGLVKVVELATAQDVGKALNMLSVVGQIQGGTTQGLGVAIMEEIIVDPKTAKVRNPSFTDYLIPTILDTPTIPVDVLELADPKAPYGLRGMGEAPTLSSTPAVIAAIRAATGLEINKTPIRPELLTGTL, from the coding sequence GCAGAAGCACAACAAGGGCGGCATCGGCGAGTCCACGCTGCGCCCGGACGGCACCCTCAAGGTGACCGGTGAGTTCGCGTACTCCTCGGACATGTGGCACGAGGACATGCTGTGGGGCCAGACCCTGCGCTCCACCGTCGCCCACGCCGAGATCGTCTCCATCGACATCTCCGAGGCCCTGGCGATGCCGGGTGTCTACTCGGTGCTGACGTACGACGACCTGCCGGCCGAGATGAAGAACTACGGCCTCGAGATCCAGGACACCCCGGTTCTCGCCAACGGCCGGGTCCGCCACCACGGTGAGCCGGTCGCCCTCGTGGCCGCCGACCACCCGGAGACCGCCCGCCGCGCGGCCGCCAAGATCAAGATCGACTACCGTGAGCTGCCGCTCGTCACGGACGAGGCCTCCGCCCTCGCCGAGGGCGCGCCGCTGATCCACGAGGGCCGTGACGACCACCACATCGGTCACGTCCCGCACCCGAACATCGTGCACCGCCAGCCGATCATCCGCGGCAACGTGGAAGAGGCCCGCAAGCGCGCCGACGTCATCGTCGAGGGCGAGTACACCTTCGGCATGCAGGACCAGGCCTTCCTCGGCCCGGAGTCCGGTCTGGCCGTACCGTCCGAGGACGGCGGTGTCGAGCTGTACGTCGCCACCCAGTGGCTGCACTCGGACCTCCAGCAGATCGCCCCGGTCCTGGGCCTGCCGCCGGAGAAGGTCCGCATGACGCTCTCGGGCGTCGGCGGCGCGTTCGGTGGCCGCGAAGACATCTCGATGCAGATCCACGCCTGCCTGCTGGCCCTGGCCACGCAGAAGCCGGTCAAGATCGTCTACAACCGCTTCGAGTCCTTCTTCGGCCACGTGCACCGTCACCCGGCGAAGCTGTACTACGAGCACGGCGCCACCAAGGACGGCAAGCTCACGCACATGAAGTGCAAGATCGTCCTGGACGGCGGCGCGTACGCGTCCGCTTCCCCGGCGGTCGTGGGCAACGCCTCCTCGCTCTCGGTCGGTCCGTACGTCCTGGAGGACGTGGACATCGAGGCGATCGCGCTCTACACGAACAACCCGCCCTGTGGCGCGATGCGCGGCTTCGGCGCCGTCCAGGCCTGCTTCGCGTACGAGGCCCAGATGGACAAGCTCGCGGCGAAGCTGGGCATGGACCCGGTCGAGTTCCGCCAGCTCAACGCCATGGAGCAGGGCACGATCATGCCCACCGGCCAGGTCGTGGACGCTCCGGCGCCCGTCGCCGAGCTGCTGCGCCGGGTCAAGGCCCGTCCGCTGCCGCCGGAGCGCCAGTGGGAGTCCGCCGGCGAGAACGCGGACGTCCGCGCGCTGCCCGGTGGTCTGTCGAACACCACCCACGGTGAAGGCGTCGTCCGCGGCGTCGGCTACGCGGTCGGCATCAAGAACGTCGGCTTCTCCGAGGGCTTCGACGACTACTCCACCGCCCGCGTGACCCTCGAGGTCATCAACGGCGAAGCGGTCGCGATGGTCCACACGGCCATGGCGGAGGTCGGCCAGGGCGGCATCACCGTCCACGCGCAGATCGCCCGTACGGAGCTGGGTGTCACGCAGGTGACCATCCACCCGGCCGACACGCAGGTCGGCTCCGCCGGTTCCACGTCCGCCTCGCGGCAGACGTACATGACCGGTGGCGCCGTGAAGAACACCTGTGAGGCCGTCCGCGAGGCGGTCCTGGAGATCGGCCGGCGCAAGAACGGCTCGTACCACCCCGCGTGGGCGACCGCCGAGCTGCTCCTCGAAGGCGGCAAGGTCGTCACCGATGGCGGAGAGGTCCTCGCGGACATCGCCGACATCCTGGAGGGCGAGGACGCGATCGACATCGAGCTCGAGTTCCGCCACGCGGCGACCGAGCCCTTCGACCTGGTCACCGGCCAGGGCAACGGCCACGTCCAGTACACCTTCGCCGCGCACCGCGCGGTCGTCGAGGTGGACACCGAGCTCGGCCTCGTCAAGGTCGTCGAGCTGGCGACCGCCCAGGACGTCGGCAAGGCCCTGAACATGCTCTCCGTGGTCGGCCAGATCCAGGGTGGTACCACCCAGGGCCTGGGCGTCGCGATCATGGAAGAGATCATCGTGGACCCGAAGACCGCGAAGGTGCGCAACCCCTCCTTCACGGACTACCTGATCCCGACCATCCTCGACACCCCGACCATCCCGGTCGACGTCCTGGAGCTCGCCGACCCGAAGGCCCCGTACGGCCTGCGCGGCATGGGCGAGGCCCCGACCCTCTCGTCCACCCCGGCCGTCATCGCGGCGATCCGGGCGGCGACCGGTCTGGAGATCAACAAGACGCCGATCCGTCCGGAACTGCTCACCGGCACTCTCTAG